From Companilactobacillus heilongjiangensis, one genomic window encodes:
- a CDS encoding PTS sugar transporter subunit IIC: protein MDKFMDFLNTKFAPKAQVVGNNQWIVTLKNSVLEVLPFILVGSVVSLLNIPGNFWNWWPDFTPVSNFTFGLLSIFVAFLVPFNYMEYKKLKKQRIIAGLTSVALFMMLINPKFTNSGATASFSFSEFGAGGMFVAIIVAIFVSLIMEAFGRFSFFSEDTVIPDFVTSWFDSMLPIGIIIIFGWLLVDVAHFNMYNAIQSIFAPLASGADTIYGFTFILFLDCFIYSMGISGWVLSPVTQPLMLGGIAANVAAVAAGNPATHVFTSEVIYSGWAWIGGVGCTMPLALMMLLMAKSQRLKALGKACIVPSLFNINEPLVFGTVVWNPYLMIPLWINGIVIPIITWLGLKMGLAAIPKALMQMWYIPFPISTWIVSPSVGAIILMAIIFVVAWLIWFPFFKVYDGQVLQEEAARN, encoded by the coding sequence TGTTGGTTCAGTAGTTAGTTTGCTAAATATTCCTGGAAATTTCTGGAATTGGTGGCCTGATTTTACACCGGTAAGCAACTTTACTTTTGGACTATTATCAATTTTTGTTGCGTTTCTGGTTCCATTCAACTATATGGAATATAAGAAGCTTAAAAAACAGCGTATTATCGCTGGATTAACATCTGTCGCTTTGTTTATGATGTTAATTAATCCAAAGTTCACTAATTCAGGAGCTACAGCTTCATTTAGTTTTAGTGAATTTGGTGCAGGTGGTATGTTTGTCGCCATTATTGTTGCTATTTTTGTCAGTTTGATAATGGAGGCTTTTGGAAGATTTTCATTCTTTAGTGAAGATACAGTGATTCCGGATTTTGTAACATCATGGTTTGATTCTATGTTACCTATTGGAATTATTATTATATTTGGTTGGCTATTAGTAGATGTAGCACATTTTAATATGTATAACGCAATTCAATCGATATTCGCACCTTTAGCATCAGGAGCAGATACAATTTATGGATTTACATTCATTTTGTTCTTAGACTGTTTTATTTATTCAATGGGTATATCTGGTTGGGTACTTTCTCCAGTCACTCAACCATTAATGCTTGGTGGCATTGCAGCTAATGTTGCTGCAGTTGCTGCTGGCAATCCTGCAACTCATGTCTTCACTAGTGAAGTTATTTACAGTGGTTGGGCATGGATTGGTGGTGTTGGATGTACCATGCCTTTAGCTTTAATGATGTTGTTGATGGCTAAATCTCAACGTTTAAAAGCACTAGGTAAGGCTTGTATTGTTCCATCATTATTCAATATAAATGAACCACTTGTTTTTGGTACTGTTGTTTGGAACCCATACTTGATGATTCCTCTATGGATCAACGGTATTGTTATTCCAATTATTACTTGGCTTGGTTTAAAGATGGGCTTGGCCGCAATTCCAAAGGCATTAATGCAGATGTGGTACATTCCATTTCCAATTTCAACATGGATTGTTAGCCCATCAGTTGGTGCAATCATTTTAATGGCAATTATCTTTGTAGTCGCATGGTTAATCTGGTTCCCATTCTTTAAAGTTTATGATGGACAAGTTCTTCAAGAAGAAGCAGCACGAAATTAA
- a CDS encoding glycoside hydrolase family 1 protein, producing the protein MKDSRYPYFPDNFLWGGAQAASQADGAYKEDGKGLNSSDVQPYLKGLSNEKIQELETQGMQLEQVKANMHDTKNYYPKRFGIDFYHTYPDDLKLLADMGFKTLRTSLDWSRIFPNGDDSEPNKSSLEHYNKMIDAMLDLGIEPIITMNHYETPINITVKYGGWPNREVIPMFEKFGKTLLDWFGKKVKYWIVVNQINMVQIEPFLSVGVCADQYENEEEALYQAVHNQMVAAAWIKQYAKSLNNPDIQIGTMVADGTAYPASCKPDDVILAMRQNRLQYFFTDVQFRGYYPEYAKNYFAERGDKLDIKDDDMKLLADNHMDFLAISYYYSKMVDASKNEYRPSDNSKNPYLKESPWGWAVDPQGLYNTLSQYWDRYQKPIIIAENGIGMYDKVEDGKIHDDYRSDYLSEHIEQVGRAIHDGAKVIAYCAWGPIDIVSCSSQQMSKRYGFIYVDKDDEGNGSGKRLLKDSYYWYKNVISSNGKEI; encoded by the coding sequence ATGAAAGATAGCAGATATCCATATTTCCCAGATAACTTTCTTTGGGGTGGTGCTCAAGCAGCCAGTCAGGCTGATGGTGCTTACAAAGAAGATGGTAAAGGATTGAATTCATCTGATGTCCAACCGTATTTAAAAGGATTATCTAATGAAAAAATTCAAGAGCTAGAAACTCAAGGTATGCAATTAGAGCAAGTGAAAGCTAATATGCATGATACTAAGAATTATTATCCAAAACGTTTTGGAATTGATTTCTACCATACGTATCCTGATGATTTAAAACTTTTGGCTGATATGGGATTCAAAACACTTAGAACTTCATTAGATTGGTCACGTATTTTCCCTAATGGTGATGATTCTGAGCCCAATAAGAGTTCGCTAGAACATTACAATAAAATGATTGATGCCATGCTTGATTTGGGTATTGAACCAATTATCACGATGAACCATTATGAAACTCCAATCAACATAACTGTTAAGTATGGTGGATGGCCTAACAGAGAAGTTATTCCAATGTTTGAGAAATTCGGAAAAACATTATTAGACTGGTTTGGTAAGAAAGTTAAATATTGGATTGTTGTAAATCAAATTAACATGGTTCAAATTGAACCATTCCTATCTGTCGGAGTCTGTGCTGATCAGTATGAGAATGAAGAAGAAGCCTTGTATCAAGCTGTTCATAATCAAATGGTTGCTGCTGCATGGATTAAACAATATGCCAAATCATTAAATAATCCAGACATTCAAATTGGTACTATGGTTGCGGATGGGACTGCTTATCCAGCCAGTTGTAAACCTGATGATGTGATTTTAGCAATGCGTCAAAATCGTTTACAATATTTCTTCACTGATGTTCAATTCCGTGGATATTATCCTGAGTATGCTAAGAACTATTTTGCTGAACGCGGTGACAAACTTGATATTAAAGATGACGATATGAAACTATTAGCAGATAACCATATGGACTTCTTAGCAATTTCTTACTATTACTCCAAGATGGTTGATGCCTCAAAGAACGAGTATCGTCCATCGGATAATAGTAAGAACCCTTATTTGAAGGAAAGTCCATGGGGATGGGCCGTGGATCCACAAGGTCTATACAACACGCTTAGTCAGTATTGGGATCGTTATCAAAAGCCAATTATTATTGCTGAAAATGGTATCGGTATGTATGACAAAGTGGAGGATGGTAAGATTCATGATGATTACCGTTCAGATTATTTGAGTGAGCATATCGAACAAGTCGGTAGAGCAATTCATGACGGTGCAAAAGTTATTGCATACTGTGCATGGGGTCCAATTGATATTGTTAGTTGTTCATCACAACAAATGTCCAAACGCTATGGATTTATCTATGTAGATAAAGATGATGAAGGTAATGGTAGTGGTAAGCGTTTATTGAAGGACAGCTACTATTGGTATAAGAATGTTATTTCATCAAATGGAAAAGAAATATAA
- a CDS encoding PTS lactose/cellobiose transporter subunit IIA → MAEEEFDNKSVKDTMEIIINAGDARAFIANALDDIGDFNYISAKENIKKADEKLVIAHRLQTKKLQEEAEGEEVKYSVLFTHAQDTLMTIMSEYNFAKHLITVFEKRDQKTR, encoded by the coding sequence ATGGCAGAGGAAGAGTTTGATAATAAATCAGTCAAAGATACGATGGAAATTATTATTAATGCCGGTGATGCCCGAGCATTTATAGCTAATGCATTAGATGACATCGGAGATTTCAATTACATTTCTGCAAAAGAAAATATAAAAAAAGCTGACGAAAAGTTAGTTATTGCACATAGATTGCAAACTAAGAAACTTCAGGAAGAAGCAGAAGGCGAAGAAGTTAAGTATTCAGTGTTATTTACACATGCCCAAGATACTTTAATGACTATTATGAGTGAATATAATTTTGCCAAACACTTGATTACAGTATTTGAAAAGCGCGATCAAAAAACTAGATAA